In Yoonia sp. R2331, the following proteins share a genomic window:
- a CDS encoding beta strand repeat-containing protein, with amino-acid sequence GWQFTGWGAQNDYVEIIGSGRDETITGTSQSDSINGGAGNDTLFGGAGDDSMSGGAGNDTLDAGAGNDTADYSGDTQGVVATTTSATGAGIGTDTLTGFVNLTGGSGNDVLTGDSGDNTLIGNGGDDTIEGSVGQDVIFGGDGNDVITDGAGISSGTDTINGGDGNDTIENNGGLTGDVLDGGDGIDTLDQSGSIVFGPMVIDLQAGTINFLSGTAMSTAVNFENYIGDNQAETVDGTSGSNTIFGNTGADVISGLGGADELYGGDDADTINGDAGNDTIFGGLGIDEIFGGIGDDSISSGNGADSVFGGDGNDILDNRVSTGAFGEQLYGGDDDDLVYFSSAGSETAYGGAGIDTIDTAEFSGDYQLDMVTGLTNFAERAFEFENAILGAGADSVSGTDGANVIEGNGGTDTLLGLGGHDSLYGGTNADSLRGGNGFDSLFGGAGDDILRGDGGNDLLNGGAGNDLIEFGGGIDTTVMLNTVLAQDTGHGVDTLLGIENVTTSGGNDEITGSSAANELRAGAGVDTLFGRAGDDLLYGGSEDDVLYGGSENDSLYGGGGNDTLLGDTGDDLFNGGSGIDRAVYSGLTDANVRLNTASVQATGHGNDKLIGIEELETGGGNDTLVGSGADNVFVTGNGADSIFGRNGNDTIFAGAGNDILRGGVGEDTLYGGDGNDNLFGANGADWLNGGTGNDLLNAENGTDIFEFDLAFGADRIVGFEDDVDTLRIDDALWGGGLTEAQVIATYGMIVNGATTLDFGNGNTIRLIGFTDTNALIDDLVIF; translated from the coding sequence CGGCGGATTATTCTGGCGATACCCAGGGCGTTGTTGCGACCACAACATCCGCAACTGGCGCCGGGATCGGGACCGATACGCTGACCGGGTTTGTCAATCTGACTGGCGGCAGTGGAAACGACGTTCTGACCGGTGACAGCGGTGACAACACGCTGATCGGTAACGGCGGCGACGACACCATCGAAGGATCGGTCGGTCAGGACGTTATCTTTGGTGGTGATGGCAACGATGTGATCACAGATGGTGCGGGCATATCAAGCGGCACTGATACGATTAATGGCGGCGATGGCAACGACACAATTGAAAACAACGGTGGCCTAACCGGTGACGTGTTGGATGGCGGCGACGGCATAGACACGCTTGATCAGTCCGGTTCTATCGTTTTTGGGCCGATGGTCATCGATTTGCAGGCCGGGACGATCAATTTCCTCTCAGGTACGGCCATGTCGACGGCCGTGAATTTTGAAAACTATATCGGCGACAATCAGGCCGAAACAGTCGATGGCACGTCTGGATCGAACACTATCTTTGGCAATACCGGCGCAGATGTCATCAGCGGACTTGGTGGCGCAGATGAGCTTTATGGCGGTGATGATGCCGACACGATCAACGGCGACGCGGGCAATGACACCATTTTTGGCGGCCTGGGCATAGACGAGATTTTTGGCGGGATCGGGGACGATTCCATCAGCAGCGGCAATGGCGCCGACAGTGTCTTTGGTGGCGATGGCAACGACATTCTGGACAACCGCGTATCGACAGGAGCGTTTGGCGAGCAGCTTTATGGTGGTGATGACGACGATCTTGTCTACTTTAGCTCTGCCGGGTCGGAGACCGCCTATGGTGGCGCAGGCATCGATACGATCGACACCGCAGAGTTCAGCGGTGACTACCAATTGGACATGGTGACTGGCCTCACCAATTTTGCCGAGCGCGCGTTCGAATTTGAGAACGCCATATTGGGCGCCGGGGCTGACAGTGTCTCTGGCACCGATGGGGCCAATGTCATCGAAGGCAATGGCGGGACTGACACCCTGTTGGGTCTGGGAGGCCATGATAGCCTTTATGGCGGCACGAACGCGGATAGCCTGCGGGGCGGAAACGGATTTGACAGTCTGTTTGGTGGTGCCGGTGACGACATCCTGCGCGGTGATGGCGGCAATGATCTGCTGAATGGCGGGGCGGGCAATGATCTGATTGAATTTGGAGGCGGCATCGACACGACGGTCATGCTGAACACTGTTCTGGCCCAGGATACCGGTCATGGCGTGGACACTTTGCTGGGAATTGAGAACGTGACCACGTCGGGTGGCAACGACGAGATCACCGGCAGCAGTGCAGCGAACGAGCTGCGAGCGGGCGCAGGGGTTGATACCCTGTTCGGGCGCGCAGGCGATGACCTGCTGTACGGCGGCAGCGAGGATGATGTCCTTTACGGCGGAAGCGAGAATGACAGCCTGTACGGCGGGGGCGGCAATGATACGCTGCTCGGCGATACAGGTGATGACCTCTTTAACGGCGGATCGGGCATTGATCGCGCGGTCTATTCGGGCCTGACTGATGCAAATGTGCGGCTCAATACCGCGTCGGTGCAGGCCACCGGCCATGGCAATGACAAGCTTATCGGGATCGAAGAGCTAGAGACCGGGGGTGGCAATGACACCTTGGTTGGCAGTGGCGCTGACAATGTCTTTGTCACTGGCAACGGGGCGGACAGTATCTTTGGCCGCAATGGGAACGATACGATTTTTGCCGGTGCCGGCAACGACATCCTGCGCGGAGGGGTTGGTGAGGACACGCTTTATGGCGGTGACGGGAATGATAATCTGTTTGGTGCAAATGGCGCGGACTGGCTGAATGGCGGCACCGGCAATGATCTGCTGAACGCCGAGAATGGCACCGACATATTCGAGTTCGATCTGGCCTTTGGTGCTGACAGAATTGTCGGGTTTGAAGATGACGTCGACACGCTTCGGATTGACGACGCGCTTTGGGGCGGTGGCCTGACAGAGGCACAGGTGATCGCGACTTATGGCATGATCGTAAACGGTGCGACCACGCTGGACTTTGGTAATGGCAATACCATCCGCCTGATCGGCTTTACCGACACCAACGCGCTTATTGATGATCTGGTAA